A window of Coturnix japonica isolate 7356 chromosome 2, Coturnix japonica 2.1, whole genome shotgun sequence contains these coding sequences:
- the MAP3K8 gene encoding mitogen-activated protein kinase kinase kinase 8 isoform X2, whose amino-acid sequence MCEEANQNEERADSLLFCEREVSLMSSVKYGTVEDLLAFANQVSNTAKQFKGCRQQESGILLNMITPKNGRYQIDSDVLLFPWKLTYRNIGSDFIPRGAFGKVYLAQDRETKKRMACKLVPVEQFKPSDVEIQACFRHENIAELYGAILWDETIHLFMEAGEGGSVMEKLESCGPMREFEIIWVTKHILKGLDFLHSKRIIHHDIKPSNIVFMSTKAVLVDFGLSVQMTEDIYYPKDLRGTEIYMSPEVILCRGHTTKADIYSMGATIIHMQTGIPPWVNRYPRSAYPSYLYIIHKQAPPLEDIAEDCSTSMRELLEAALERNPNHRLSAAELLKHEALHPPPEDQPRCQSLDSALFERKRLLARKELQLPENITDSSLCTGSMEESDLVKRQRSLYIDLGALAGYFNIVRAPPALEYD is encoded by the exons ATGTGTGAAGAAGCAAATCAAAATGAAGAACGTGCGGATTCTTTACTGTTTTGTGAGAGGGAGGTTTCTTTGATGTCCTCCGTCAAATACGGGACTGTGGAAGACCTGCTTGCTTTTGCAAATCAGGTGTCTAACACTGCAAAACAATTTAAAGGATGCAGACAGCAAGAATCTGGAATCCTTTTGAATATG ATCACTCCCAAGAATGGCCGCTATCAGATTGACTCGGATGTGCTCCTGTTTCCATGGAAGCTGACTTACAGGAATATTGGCTCTGACTTTATTCCACGAGGAGCTTTTGGGAAGGTGTACTTGGCCCAAGATAGAGAAACCAAGAAACGAATGGCATGCAAACTG GTGCCGGTGGAACAGTTCAAACCATCAGATGTAGAAATACAGGCATGTTTCCGTCATGAAAACATTGCTGAATTATACGGAGCTATTCTGTGGGATGAGACCATCCATCTCTTCATggaagctggggagggaggatcagtcatggagaagctggagaGCTGTGGGCCTATGCGggaatttgaaataatttgggTGACAAAGCACATCCTGAAAGGGCTCGACTTTCTCCACTCCAAAAGGATTATCCATCATGATATCAAAC caagCAACATTGTGTTTATGTCAACTAAGGCCGTGTTGGTGGATTTTGGGCTAAGTGTTCAAATGACTGAGGACATTTACTACCCCAAAGACCTTAGAGGAACAGAG ATTTACATGAGTCCCGAGGTCATCCTGTGCCGAGGCCACACAACCAAAGCAGACATCTACAGCATGGGAGCTACTATTATTCACATGCAAACTGGCATTCCACCCTGGGTGAACAGATACCCTCGTTCTGCATATCCATCCTACCTCTATATT ATACACAAACAAGCTCCCCCTTTAGAGGACATTGCCGAAGACTGTAGCACTTCCATGAGGGAGTTGTTAGAAGCAGCTCTAGAAAGGAATCCTAATCACAGACTGTCTGCAGCAGAGTTATTGAAACATGAAGCCTTACACCCACCCCCAGAAGACCAGCCACGCTGCCAGAGTTTGGACTCAGCgttgtttgaaaggaaaagactaCTTGcaaggaaggagctgcagttGCCAGAAAACATTACAG attcCTCTTTGTGCACTGGGAGCATGGAGGAGTCGGACCTGGTAAAGAGGCAAAGGTCACTTTACATAGACCTTGGAGCTCTTGCTGGTTACTTCAATATTGTTAGGGCACCGCCAGCATTAGAATACGACTGA
- the MAP3K8 gene encoding mitogen-activated protein kinase kinase kinase 8 isoform X1, whose translation MILSDATRINIRSGFAKWTVMEYMSTGSDSKEEIDLLLTNLNMSEVIDIMENLYPGGDLAVYEDSLITMCEEANQNEERADSLLFCEREVSLMSSVKYGTVEDLLAFANQVSNTAKQFKGCRQQESGILLNMITPKNGRYQIDSDVLLFPWKLTYRNIGSDFIPRGAFGKVYLAQDRETKKRMACKLVPVEQFKPSDVEIQACFRHENIAELYGAILWDETIHLFMEAGEGGSVMEKLESCGPMREFEIIWVTKHILKGLDFLHSKRIIHHDIKPSNIVFMSTKAVLVDFGLSVQMTEDIYYPKDLRGTEIYMSPEVILCRGHTTKADIYSMGATIIHMQTGIPPWVNRYPRSAYPSYLYIIHKQAPPLEDIAEDCSTSMRELLEAALERNPNHRLSAAELLKHEALHPPPEDQPRCQSLDSALFERKRLLARKELQLPENITDSSLCTGSMEESDLVKRQRSLYIDLGALAGYFNIVRAPPALEYD comes from the exons ATGATTTTGAGTGATGCAACCAGGATAAATATAAG gaGTGGTTTTGCAAAGTGGACAGTAATGGAGTATATGAGCACGGGTAGTGATAGCAAAGAGGAAATTGACTTGTTGCTAACTAATTTAAATATGTCTGAAGTGATAGACATCATGGAAAACCTTTATCCAGGTGGAGACCTTGCCGTCTATGAGGACAGCTTAATTACGATGTGTGAAGAAGCAAATCAAAATGAAGAACGTGCGGATTCTTTACTGTTTTGTGAGAGGGAGGTTTCTTTGATGTCCTCCGTCAAATACGGGACTGTGGAAGACCTGCTTGCTTTTGCAAATCAGGTGTCTAACACTGCAAAACAATTTAAAGGATGCAGACAGCAAGAATCTGGAATCCTTTTGAATATG ATCACTCCCAAGAATGGCCGCTATCAGATTGACTCGGATGTGCTCCTGTTTCCATGGAAGCTGACTTACAGGAATATTGGCTCTGACTTTATTCCACGAGGAGCTTTTGGGAAGGTGTACTTGGCCCAAGATAGAGAAACCAAGAAACGAATGGCATGCAAACTG GTGCCGGTGGAACAGTTCAAACCATCAGATGTAGAAATACAGGCATGTTTCCGTCATGAAAACATTGCTGAATTATACGGAGCTATTCTGTGGGATGAGACCATCCATCTCTTCATggaagctggggagggaggatcagtcatggagaagctggagaGCTGTGGGCCTATGCGggaatttgaaataatttgggTGACAAAGCACATCCTGAAAGGGCTCGACTTTCTCCACTCCAAAAGGATTATCCATCATGATATCAAAC caagCAACATTGTGTTTATGTCAACTAAGGCCGTGTTGGTGGATTTTGGGCTAAGTGTTCAAATGACTGAGGACATTTACTACCCCAAAGACCTTAGAGGAACAGAG ATTTACATGAGTCCCGAGGTCATCCTGTGCCGAGGCCACACAACCAAAGCAGACATCTACAGCATGGGAGCTACTATTATTCACATGCAAACTGGCATTCCACCCTGGGTGAACAGATACCCTCGTTCTGCATATCCATCCTACCTCTATATT ATACACAAACAAGCTCCCCCTTTAGAGGACATTGCCGAAGACTGTAGCACTTCCATGAGGGAGTTGTTAGAAGCAGCTCTAGAAAGGAATCCTAATCACAGACTGTCTGCAGCAGAGTTATTGAAACATGAAGCCTTACACCCACCCCCAGAAGACCAGCCACGCTGCCAGAGTTTGGACTCAGCgttgtttgaaaggaaaagactaCTTGcaaggaaggagctgcagttGCCAGAAAACATTACAG attcCTCTTTGTGCACTGGGAGCATGGAGGAGTCGGACCTGGTAAAGAGGCAAAGGTCACTTTACATAGACCTTGGAGCTCTTGCTGGTTACTTCAATATTGTTAGGGCACCGCCAGCATTAGAATACGACTGA